The proteins below are encoded in one region of Desulfovibrio sp. JC022:
- a CDS encoding sulfite exporter TauE/SafE family protein: MKKPSGRLTFLLISAAFLLLCPLLLNAADIKIPEYLGRANNPYILPDENGPGFFQCTAIGLVTGMLSAVIGAGGGLLVVPALMTAGVSGIYAVGSELFRLFIFSTIQSIRMGVNRRIKYTLALIMTVGTTLGGVAGYALCKTIFIADPAGHDIFISSMIALWLIVYTFIIIPDFREAAGKYALELLRKEQEEKNETEAVNTQPEAPAEQSKSEDKKTEGQTEAASEDKKTETKQEKVPESEPEPEPQFEDELYPDEEPWEIASSMRSMKLPPYIKFPSTIKKEEDELEPAEMKRDGEEPDLDKEEDQDKTESIPILPIFFLTVVGGFFMAMTGSGGVILTFTVMTKGFGCVAALVAGTDLARLALSTGGLSMGTYGLNGFINIYCITGLVFGTISGLHLGSKALKNILPYRVKGLVALLVISVIINRLLAIPALLRKAGASIDPGLVSTFDSSGAYILLIGTGIFGCWMLFAFLSGIYKALQPVEDKEESK, translated from the coding sequence ATGAAAAAACCTTCCGGCCGACTCACATTTCTACTCATAAGTGCAGCGTTTCTATTGCTCTGCCCGCTGCTCTTGAATGCTGCGGATATCAAAATCCCTGAATATCTTGGAAGAGCCAACAATCCCTATATCCTGCCGGACGAAAACGGTCCGGGTTTTTTCCAGTGCACAGCCATCGGACTGGTCACCGGAATGCTCAGTGCGGTAATCGGCGCGGGCGGCGGGCTGCTGGTTGTCCCGGCACTCATGACTGCCGGGGTCAGTGGAATTTATGCTGTTGGGTCAGAATTGTTCAGGCTGTTCATTTTCAGCACTATCCAAAGCATACGCATGGGCGTCAACAGGCGCATCAAATATACGTTAGCACTCATCATGACCGTGGGAACAACCTTGGGAGGAGTCGCCGGTTACGCTCTATGCAAAACAATTTTCATCGCCGATCCAGCGGGTCACGACATATTTATTTCATCCATGATAGCCCTCTGGCTGATAGTTTATACATTCATAATAATCCCCGATTTCCGCGAAGCTGCCGGAAAATATGCCCTTGAACTGCTGCGCAAAGAGCAGGAAGAGAAAAATGAAACGGAAGCAGTAAACACTCAGCCTGAAGCTCCTGCTGAACAATCCAAAAGCGAAGATAAAAAAACGGAAGGTCAGACCGAAGCTGCCTCTGAAGACAAAAAAACAGAAACAAAACAGGAAAAAGTACCGGAGTCGGAACCAGAACCGGAACCGCAATTCGAAGATGAACTCTACCCGGACGAAGAGCCTTGGGAAATTGCCAGCAGTATGCGCAGTATGAAACTGCCCCCGTATATTAAATTTCCTTCCACCATAAAAAAAGAAGAAGATGAACTGGAGCCTGCTGAAATGAAACGGGACGGGGAAGAACCTGATCTGGACAAAGAAGAGGATCAGGATAAAACGGAAAGCATTCCCATCCTGCCAATTTTTTTCCTGACCGTAGTCGGCGGGTTCTTCATGGCCATGACCGGATCAGGAGGAGTAATCCTCACTTTTACGGTCATGACTAAGGGATTCGGCTGTGTTGCCGCCCTTGTGGCCGGAACTGATCTGGCAAGACTGGCCCTCTCCACCGGCGGATTGAGCATGGGCACATACGGACTGAACGGATTCATCAATATCTACTGCATTACCGGGCTGGTATTCGGAACCATCAGCGGATTGCATCTGGGCAGCAAGGCCTTGAAAAATATCCTGCCTTACCGGGTGAAGGGCTTGGTAGCCCTGCTGGTAATCTCGGTCATCATCAACCGCCTGCTTGCTATCCCCGCCCTGCTGCGCAAGGCAGGGGCCTCAATTGATCCGGGTCTGGTTTCTACCTTTGATTCCAGCGGAGCATACATTCTGCTCATCGGAACCGGTATTTTCGGATGCTGGATGCTGTTCGCCTTTCTCAGTGGAATCTACAAAGCACTGCAACCAGTTGAGGATAAGGAGGAAAGCAAATGA
- a CDS encoding sensor histidine kinase has protein sequence MNIKGIFKPEFWDADPKSAGPYKQLFDYKRIWQLCIGILVAVSLVPILIMASIDFSVTRGAIISENTLEAARTTSNTRRSVSYFLEERKSALQLLVELHDFRSFDDREKLSQMLKSLKNSFGGFIDLGVINNEGRQVAYVGPYKLEGREYAGQDWFKQTVEQGIYISEVFLGFRDSPHLVIAVKHMLDETKNHFKILRATLDTTQFNGILSSLDLSIGEDAFLVNRDGVLQTPSKWNGNIFSKVGFELPEKSFRTKVEQISYRKGAPAMVGYAYLENTPFVLLYVKTEEEYMGGWQSSRDTVTWFTIVSIAVIILVMWAVASYLVERIYMADMTRSKALQQMEHHNRMASIGRLAAGVAHEINNPLAIINEKAGLLKDLFTFSKAYDADERVLGLVDSVIGSVERCGRITKRLLGFSRQTDMELRPVYPRKVIDTVLSFLDKEAEYRCIDVSVDVDDKIYEVVTDRGKLEQVLLNLINNAFQAMKDGGILLVRVERGDRQVLFSVKDNGCGIPESDLKRIFEPFYSTKKQSGGTGLGLSITYGLVQDLGGDMKVKSRLGKGTEFSFSLPVVPNMNGES, from the coding sequence ATGAACATAAAGGGAATATTCAAGCCGGAATTTTGGGATGCGGACCCCAAGTCTGCCGGACCTTACAAGCAGCTGTTTGACTACAAGCGCATCTGGCAGCTTTGTATCGGTATCCTTGTTGCGGTTTCCCTTGTTCCCATCCTGATCATGGCTTCCATTGATTTCAGTGTAACCCGTGGAGCGATCATATCTGAGAATACACTGGAGGCGGCAAGGACTACGTCCAATACCCGCCGTTCGGTTTCCTACTTTCTGGAGGAGCGGAAATCAGCATTACAGCTGCTGGTTGAACTGCATGATTTCCGCTCCTTCGATGATCGGGAAAAACTGTCTCAGATGTTGAAGTCCCTTAAGAACAGTTTCGGCGGTTTCATCGATCTTGGTGTAATTAATAATGAAGGCAGGCAGGTCGCTTATGTTGGTCCTTATAAGCTTGAAGGGCGTGAGTACGCCGGGCAGGATTGGTTCAAGCAGACAGTTGAGCAGGGTATTTACATAAGCGAGGTCTTTCTCGGATTTCGTGACAGTCCACATCTTGTTATTGCTGTAAAACATATGCTGGACGAGACAAAGAATCATTTCAAGATCTTGCGTGCCACTTTGGACACAACACAATTTAACGGCATCCTGTCCTCCCTTGATCTGTCGATAGGTGAAGACGCTTTTCTGGTTAACAGGGACGGGGTGTTGCAGACACCATCCAAATGGAACGGAAACATTTTTTCCAAGGTTGGTTTCGAGCTTCCGGAAAAATCTTTCCGTACCAAAGTTGAACAAATTTCTTATCGCAAGGGTGCTCCGGCCATGGTTGGTTATGCCTACCTTGAAAACACCCCCTTTGTGCTGCTCTATGTGAAAACAGAGGAGGAGTATATGGGCGGTTGGCAGAGCTCTCGCGATACGGTGACCTGGTTCACCATTGTCAGTATTGCCGTCATTATTCTGGTCATGTGGGCGGTGGCTTCTTATCTTGTAGAACGTATTTACATGGCGGATATGACCCGCTCCAAGGCCTTGCAGCAGATGGAGCACCACAACCGTATGGCCTCTATCGGGCGACTGGCTGCCGGGGTGGCCCACGAGATTAACAACCCGCTGGCTATCATTAATGAAAAGGCCGGGTTGCTCAAAGATCTGTTTACATTCAGCAAGGCTTATGATGCTGATGAACGGGTGTTGGGGCTTGTGGATTCCGTGATCGGTTCTGTGGAACGTTGCGGACGTATCACTAAACGGTTACTTGGTTTTTCCCGCCAGACGGATATGGAATTACGTCCGGTTTATCCGCGCAAGGTCATCGATACCGTACTCAGTTTTCTGGATAAGGAAGCGGAATACAGATGCATTGATGTCAGTGTGGATGTGGATGACAAAATTTATGAAGTGGTAACTGATCGCGGCAAGCTGGAGCAGGTTTTGTTGAACCTGATTAACAATGCCTTTCAGGCCATGAAAGACGGGGGTATTCTGCTGGTCAGGGTAGAGCGTGGAGACAGGCAGGTGCTTTTTTCAGTCAAGGATAACGGGTGCGGTATTCCCGAATCAGACTTGAAAAGAATTTTTGAACCGTTTTATTCAACAAAGAAACAATCAGGCGGAACCGGTCTGGGATTGTCCATTACCTACGGTTTGGTACAGGATCTTGGCGGGGACATGAAAGTTAAAAGCCGTTTGGGTAAAGGGACTGAGTTCAGTTTTTCACTGCCTGTTGTACCCAATATGAACGGGGAGAGTTAG
- a CDS encoding HAMP domain-containing histidine kinase, with protein MGASALQKDRDGLCFFGQVSAVISHDLKNVLAIINEDAGLLQDFSLMAAQGMELDPPRLVKLAEKIQGQVKRGDGIIKNMNRFAHSVDLPVCDVDFRELTTLVISLLTRMASRKCVTVTLKEGEQVNGKGDPFTIQMLIAKALEYSMDSAGRDGELCIELSTADGVNVLTISGLSAVIPEEQLAELESISVKAGGKPAYVRQDNILILNF; from the coding sequence ATGGGAGCATCAGCACTGCAGAAAGATCGTGACGGCCTCTGCTTTTTCGGGCAGGTAAGCGCGGTCATTTCCCATGACCTCAAAAATGTCCTGGCAATCATCAATGAAGATGCCGGCCTGTTGCAGGATTTTTCACTCATGGCTGCGCAGGGCATGGAACTTGACCCGCCTCGTCTGGTTAAACTGGCGGAAAAAATTCAGGGTCAGGTTAAGAGAGGGGATGGAATAATCAAAAACATGAACCGGTTCGCCCACAGTGTGGACCTCCCGGTATGCGATGTTGATTTCCGCGAACTCACAACGTTGGTAATATCCCTGTTGACCCGCATGGCCTCACGCAAGTGTGTCACGGTAACCCTTAAAGAGGGCGAACAGGTCAACGGCAAGGGTGATCCTTTCACCATCCAGATGCTCATTGCAAAAGCGCTTGAGTATTCCATGGACAGTGCCGGCAGGGATGGAGAACTTTGTATCGAGTTAAGCACCGCAGATGGAGTCAATGTACTGACGATTTCAGGATTGAGTGCAGTAATACCTGAAGAACAGCTGGCTGAGCTTGAATCAATTTCCGTAAAAGCGGGCGGCAAACCCGCATATGTCCGGCAGGACAATATATTAATTTTAAATTTTTAA
- a CDS encoding response regulator has protein sequence MAEKVLLVDDEKEFVEGLAERMELRGMNVTACTNPQEALDKVDAEGFDAIVLDLQMPGIDGIEALKHIKKTRPEMQVILLSGHATVEKGIEAMKLGAMDFVEKPADINVLTDKIKKAQAKKMIIVEEKTEEKVKDILSHKGW, from the coding sequence ATGGCAGAAAAAGTACTTCTGGTTGATGACGAGAAAGAATTTGTTGAAGGTCTGGCTGAACGCATGGAACTGCGTGGTATGAACGTAACAGCATGTACCAATCCACAGGAAGCCCTCGACAAAGTAGATGCTGAAGGTTTTGACGCAATCGTGCTTGATCTTCAGATGCCCGGTATTGACGGTATTGAGGCTCTTAAGCACATCAAAAAGACAAGACCGGAAATGCAGGTTATCCTGCTCAGCGGTCACGCAACCGTAGAAAAAGGCATCGAGGCCATGAAGCTCGGCGCAATGGATTTCGTTGAAAAACCCGCCGATATCAACGTGCTTACCGATAAGATTAAAAAAGCACAGGCCAAGAAAATGATCATCGTTGAAGAAAAGACCGAAGAAAAAGTTAAGGATATTCTGAGCCATAAGGGCTGGTAG
- the hypF gene encoding carbamoyltransferase HypF, with protein sequence MTANNISRRLLTVTGQVQGVGFRPFIYRTALKHKLSGTVLNSPEGVLIELQGSEAALNEFNQSFKDDLPRLARIVSLEKEDLEVVEGEEKFCILASTAGEGHCVLISPDVATCPDCFADMNDPQNRRYEYPFTNCTNCGPRYTITKSIPYDRPVTSMACFPLCDDCRTEYEDPLDRRFHAQPNACAECGPKVWLTDNKGNELAGPETALRELAKLLAEGKVAGVKGLGGFHLVCDASNGKAVRTLRKRKNRPDKPLAVMVRDVDEARKLANLTTNDIELLEGLQRPIVLAPKGDHYSLAPEIAPDTDFIGLMVPYTPLHQVMLKYFSALNESDKPFALVMTSGNMSSAPICIGNREALKRLPHIVDVFLFHNRDILIRVDDSVARSVHEYTNEIDKGESRTIFMRRARGYTPSPVFLAQDGPCVLGTGPELKNTLCLTKGDQAFSSQHIGDMQNLETANFWKEIRLHLQSILKVKPQLIVHDLHPDYLTTGLAEEISLAEGIETTALQHHYAHIHAVLAENKHQGPALGLALDGTGLGEDRTIWGGECLLVDNEKLEHKRLARFTHLRLPGGEAAVREPWRIAYAAAKEFGLDANVISIPEQFQSGLKMFDQVLEKNINCPLTSSCGRLFDAVSAMLGLCPAISYEGQAAIILEKVQDMTETEAYECPLDQSAESYEIRTSELFKQAFADFRNGISPAKISRRFHRGLILGLADCAEAIAKQTGIKTVGLSGGVMQNLTIAVELPEELQKRGLTPLVHRHLPPNDGCISLGQAVYGQLVLNDI encoded by the coding sequence ATGACCGCAAACAACATTTCCCGCAGACTGCTAACTGTTACCGGACAGGTGCAGGGAGTCGGTTTCAGACCATTTATTTACAGAACCGCCCTCAAGCACAAGCTCTCCGGCACAGTTCTCAACAGCCCGGAAGGGGTACTCATAGAGTTGCAGGGAAGTGAGGCTGCACTGAACGAATTCAATCAAAGTTTCAAAGATGATTTGCCCCGCTTGGCACGCATAGTTTCGCTGGAAAAAGAAGATTTGGAAGTGGTTGAAGGCGAGGAAAAATTCTGCATTCTGGCTTCAACCGCCGGAGAAGGCCATTGCGTACTGATCAGCCCGGACGTAGCAACCTGCCCGGACTGTTTCGCGGATATGAATGATCCGCAAAACCGCCGCTACGAATATCCCTTCACCAACTGCACCAATTGCGGTCCGCGCTACACCATTACCAAATCCATACCCTATGACCGTCCGGTCACATCCATGGCCTGTTTTCCTTTGTGTGACGACTGCCGGACTGAGTATGAAGATCCACTTGACCGCCGTTTCCATGCCCAGCCTAATGCTTGCGCTGAATGCGGCCCCAAAGTCTGGCTGACAGACAACAAAGGCAATGAGCTTGCCGGGCCGGAAACAGCCCTGCGTGAACTGGCAAAACTACTGGCTGAGGGAAAGGTTGCCGGAGTAAAAGGACTCGGAGGATTCCATCTGGTCTGCGATGCTTCAAATGGAAAAGCCGTACGCACTCTGCGTAAGCGTAAAAACCGCCCGGACAAACCACTGGCGGTCATGGTCCGGGATGTAGATGAAGCGCGCAAACTTGCTAACCTCACCACCAACGACATTGAATTACTGGAAGGCTTGCAGCGCCCCATCGTGCTGGCACCCAAAGGTGATCATTATTCCCTTGCCCCAGAGATAGCACCAGACACCGATTTTATCGGATTGATGGTTCCGTACACTCCGCTGCATCAGGTTATGCTTAAGTACTTTTCCGCGCTGAACGAATCGGACAAGCCGTTCGCGCTGGTCATGACTTCAGGAAACATGAGCTCCGCGCCTATCTGCATCGGCAACCGCGAGGCCCTGAAACGGCTGCCGCATATTGTTGATGTTTTTCTTTTCCACAACCGGGACATTCTCATCAGGGTTGATGATTCAGTGGCCCGTTCCGTACATGAATATACTAATGAGATAGATAAGGGTGAATCTCGCACAATTTTCATGCGCCGTGCCAGAGGCTATACACCTTCCCCGGTTTTCCTAGCGCAGGACGGTCCCTGCGTGCTGGGCACCGGACCGGAACTCAAGAATACCCTCTGCCTGACCAAGGGAGACCAAGCATTCAGCAGCCAGCATATCGGGGACATGCAGAACCTTGAGACCGCCAATTTCTGGAAGGAAATCCGGCTCCATCTACAATCCATCCTCAAAGTCAAACCGCAGCTCATAGTCCATGACCTGCACCCGGATTACCTGACCACCGGACTTGCCGAAGAAATTTCACTGGCTGAAGGTATCGAGACAACCGCGCTGCAACACCACTACGCCCACATCCACGCCGTACTTGCCGAGAACAAACATCAAGGTCCGGCACTTGGTCTGGCACTCGACGGAACTGGACTGGGCGAAGACCGCACCATCTGGGGCGGCGAGTGTCTGCTGGTGGATAACGAAAAGCTGGAACACAAAAGACTGGCCCGTTTCACCCATCTGCGCCTCCCCGGCGGGGAAGCAGCAGTACGCGAACCGTGGCGCATAGCCTACGCCGCAGCCAAGGAGTTCGGCCTTGATGCAAACGTGATCTCCATTCCCGAACAATTCCAATCCGGTCTGAAAATGTTTGATCAGGTCCTTGAAAAAAATATTAACTGTCCGCTGACCAGCAGTTGCGGACGGCTATTTGACGCAGTCTCGGCCATGCTCGGACTTTGCCCCGCCATATCTTACGAAGGACAGGCGGCAATCATCCTCGAAAAAGTACAGGATATGACTGAGACCGAAGCATACGAATGCCCCCTCGATCAATCCGCAGAATCATACGAAATCCGTACAAGTGAACTTTTCAAGCAGGCCTTTGCTGATTTCCGAAACGGAATTTCCCCGGCAAAGATCAGCCGCCGTTTCCATCGAGGCTTGATACTTGGTCTCGCAGATTGCGCCGAAGCCATCGCCAAGCAGACCGGAATCAAAACAGTAGGCCTGAGCGGCGGGGTAATGCAAAACCTGACCATCGCCGTGGAACTCCCCGAAGAACTCCAAAAACGCGGCCTGACTCCGCTGGTCCACCGCCATCTTCCTCCCAATGACGGATGTATCTCACTTGGGCAGGCTGTTTATGGGCAATTAGTGCTTAACGACATATAA
- a CDS encoding response regulator has protein sequence MSDLFLFSGLFCQADAIVKRLMDDTDFKLVTDEDLVADAAVLGGMSEKAIAKAFSPKTSIFNKFSHEKERAVSWLRLALANKLAEGQALLVSGMVTQLLSQEISHVLKVCIIDDLQKRMETARNESGLSEGEAEKEIQQSDEESTVWVREVSGNNDPWATSLYDMVIPADKTGVDESVALIKEQLVNSAVEVTDASKQAVQDFLLAARVETALVAKGHNVVVRAEKGKVTLAINKKVLMVERLEKDLREIAEPLDGVKSVDVTFGKEFYEADIYRRMDFELPSRVLLVDDEREFVKTLSERLLLRDLGSAVVYDGESALDVVQDDEPEVMILDLKMPGIDGIEVLRRVKSDRPGIEVIILTGHGSEDDRKTCMDLGAFAYLNKPVDIDVLSKTLKDAYAKVRNS, from the coding sequence ATGTCTGATCTGTTTCTCTTTAGCGGTCTTTTCTGTCAGGCGGATGCTATTGTTAAGCGTCTGATGGATGACACCGATTTCAAGCTGGTCACTGATGAAGACCTTGTGGCCGATGCTGCTGTTCTTGGCGGAATGAGCGAAAAGGCCATAGCCAAGGCTTTTTCTCCCAAGACTTCCATCTTCAATAAATTCAGTCATGAAAAGGAACGTGCTGTTTCCTGGCTGAGATTGGCTCTTGCCAATAAACTGGCTGAAGGGCAGGCCCTGCTGGTTTCCGGTATGGTCACCCAGCTCCTTTCTCAGGAAATCAGCCATGTCCTCAAGGTCTGCATTATCGATGACCTTCAGAAGCGCATGGAGACTGCCCGCAATGAGTCCGGGCTTTCCGAAGGCGAGGCTGAAAAGGAAATCCAGCAGAGCGATGAGGAAAGTACCGTATGGGTTCGCGAAGTCTCCGGGAATAATGATCCCTGGGCTACCTCCCTTTACGATATGGTCATACCCGCTGACAAAACCGGCGTGGATGAGTCTGTAGCCCTGATTAAGGAACAGCTGGTTAATTCCGCTGTTGAAGTTACTGATGCTTCCAAACAGGCCGTACAGGACTTCCTGCTTGCTGCCAGAGTTGAAACTGCTCTGGTCGCCAAGGGACACAACGTTGTTGTCCGTGCTGAAAAAGGCAAAGTAACCCTCGCCATCAATAAAAAGGTGCTCATGGTTGAGCGTCTTGAAAAGGATCTGCGCGAAATCGCCGAGCCTCTTGATGGTGTAAAGAGCGTGGATGTGACTTTCGGTAAAGAATTCTATGAGGCTGATATCTATCGCCGCATGGATTTCGAACTGCCGTCCCGCGTATTGCTGGTTGACGATGAGCGTGAATTTGTTAAGACCCTGTCCGAACGCTTGTTGCTGCGTGACCTTGGTTCCGCAGTGGTTTACGACGGTGAATCCGCTCTTGATGTTGTGCAGGATGATGAGCCTGAAGTAATGATCCTCGACCTCAAGATGCCCGGCATCGACGGTATCGAGGTTCTGCGCCGGGTTAAATCTGACCGTCCCGGCATCGAAGTGATCATCCTTACCGGTCACGGCTCTGAAGATGACCGCAAGACCTGTATGGATCTTGGCGCGTTCGCTTACCTGAACAAGCCTGTGGATATCGATGTACTCAGCAAGACTCTCAAGGATGCTTACGCCAAGGTGCGTAACTCTTAA
- a CDS encoding ATP-binding cassette domain-containing protein, translating to MSGKLVSMKDLSLTLDRGPVLQGIDWDICSGEHWAVLGPNGAGKTTLMMILAGEVWPDDEMTREFDVEGRMVNSPLEPLERYRMISPEHQDIFEKLAWDVTGEEVVLAGKDNTPFLYRLADDEEYVRVRDFMDSLGMLDLAKRSMVKMSRGEGRKILIARALMAEPEILILDEFLEGIDQQSREQLIRAIDIAAANGTTIICSAHRKEELPSCVNKTLYIRDGKIDHCQDGQGQEVACATEQVLKRTPPEVNSIEAGRNLFRLSDSSVVFLGKTVLHNVDWEMKGGENWAVLGRNGAGKSTLLRLLYGDAAAYAAEDEMERLPERADSLRTARGRMGMVSASMQASFGEAVGKPIPVFDLVISGFFASAGILDELSDEMREKTWEWLRFFGIEDLAERPMEQVSYGQLRKAFIARALIAGPDVLLLDEPLAGVDEESRREIYQLLELLAKAGVAMVYVTHHREELIPSISHVLEIVEGRVSFRGTKEDYFKLQA from the coding sequence ATGAGCGGTAAATTGGTTTCCATGAAGGATCTTTCACTCACACTGGACCGTGGTCCCGTATTGCAGGGTATCGATTGGGACATCTGTTCCGGTGAACACTGGGCTGTTCTGGGACCTAACGGAGCCGGTAAAACTACCCTGATGATGATACTTGCCGGGGAAGTCTGGCCGGATGATGAAATGACCCGTGAATTCGATGTTGAGGGCCGGATGGTCAACAGCCCGCTGGAGCCGCTGGAACGTTACCGCATGATTTCGCCTGAGCATCAGGATATTTTTGAAAAGCTGGCTTGGGACGTTACCGGGGAGGAAGTGGTCCTTGCAGGAAAGGATAATACTCCCTTTTTATACCGTCTGGCTGATGATGAAGAATATGTGCGGGTTCGTGATTTCATGGATTCGTTGGGCATGCTCGATCTTGCTAAGCGCAGCATGGTTAAAATGTCGCGCGGGGAAGGGCGCAAGATTCTCATTGCCCGCGCCCTGATGGCTGAGCCGGAAATATTGATTCTGGATGAGTTCCTTGAAGGTATTGATCAGCAGTCCCGTGAGCAATTGATCCGGGCAATTGATATTGCCGCCGCCAACGGTACCACAATTATCTGTTCCGCTCACCGCAAGGAGGAGCTTCCTTCCTGTGTTAATAAAACCCTGTATATTCGCGATGGTAAGATTGACCATTGTCAGGATGGGCAGGGGCAGGAGGTCGCTTGCGCAACAGAGCAGGTTTTGAAACGTACTCCTCCTGAAGTAAATAGTATTGAAGCAGGTAGAAATCTGTTTCGCCTTTCAGATTCAAGCGTAGTTTTTCTCGGCAAGACCGTTCTGCATAATGTTGACTGGGAAATGAAAGGTGGCGAGAATTGGGCCGTACTTGGGCGTAACGGGGCCGGGAAGTCCACGCTTCTACGTTTGCTTTACGGAGACGCCGCAGCTTATGCTGCTGAAGATGAGATGGAACGGTTGCCCGAAAGGGCGGATAGCTTGCGGACCGCACGCGGGCGCATGGGGATGGTTTCCGCTTCCATGCAGGCTTCGTTCGGAGAAGCTGTGGGTAAGCCTATCCCTGTATTTGATCTGGTTATTTCCGGTTTTTTTGCTTCAGCGGGAATTCTGGATGAGCTTTCCGATGAGATGCGTGAGAAAACATGGGAGTGGCTGCGCTTTTTCGGCATTGAAGATTTGGCAGAAAGACCCATGGAGCAGGTTTCATACGGGCAGCTTCGCAAGGCGTTTATTGCCCGTGCCTTAATAGCCGGGCCGGACGTATTGCTGCTTGATGAACCTTTGGCCGGGGTGGACGAGGAATCGCGCCGGGAAATCTATCAGTTGCTGGAATTGCTAGCCAAGGCCGGGGTGGCCATGGTTTACGTGACCCATCATCGCGAGGAACTTATCCCGTCTATCTCACATGTTCTTGAAATCGTGGAGGGCAGGGTGTCCTTTCGGGGAACAAAGGAAGATTATTTTAAGCTTCAAGCCTAG
- a CDS encoding response regulator, translating into MKILLVDDESELVSALAERLSFRGFDADWACSGADAIDKVKENEYDLAVLDVKMPRMSGLELRGELNKIRSGMKYIFLSGHGSEEDYKAGAAEAECYLVKPVKIEELVEKINLALES; encoded by the coding sequence ATGAAGATTTTATTGGTGGATGATGAATCCGAACTGGTTTCAGCTCTTGCGGAAAGGCTTTCCTTTCGCGGTTTTGATGCTGACTGGGCCTGTTCTGGAGCAGATGCAATAGATAAGGTCAAAGAGAATGAATACGACCTCGCGGTTTTGGATGTTAAAATGCCGCGCATGAGCGGACTGGAATTGCGGGGCGAACTGAATAAGATTCGTTCTGGTATGAAGTATATTTTCCTTTCCGGGCACGGTTCGGAAGAGGATTACAAGGCGGGAGCAGCGGAAGCGGAGTGCTATCTGGTCAAGCCCGTCAAGATTGAAGAGTTGGTGGAAAAGATCAATCTGGCTCTGGAATCTTAA
- a CDS encoding DUF362 domain-containing protein: MSNRTPKDPVAFFRILEYESTFLDTAVAMTLEECRLKVNPGTKVLVKPNLVSSKNPLACTHPNVTLSLCRYLKDCGAQITVADSPGYGSAAQVSKAIGMTDGLKKLGLKPKSLGRPAPLKLSFGETIGISRDALESDMIISVPKLKAHGQFVVTGAVKNLFGTVVGFRKAYAHTRFGETPGLMEKMIIEVVKSMPLAFNLMDAIYPMHVSGPINGKPYTMSLLAGSTNPFALDTAIYMLLGLSPKKILLWRESTRQKIFGHDPDHIKYVIEPPDDFDTTDFIIPEKLNPMEFEPVRFVKGRIKSLFSKFL, from the coding sequence ATGAGCAATAGAACTCCCAAAGATCCTGTCGCCTTCTTCCGCATCCTTGAGTATGAATCCACATTTCTGGATACGGCAGTAGCCATGACCTTGGAGGAATGCAGGCTGAAGGTGAATCCCGGAACCAAGGTTCTGGTGAAGCCGAATCTGGTTTCCTCAAAGAATCCACTGGCCTGCACGCACCCCAATGTAACCCTGTCTCTGTGCCGTTATCTCAAGGATTGCGGAGCGCAGATAACAGTTGCGGATTCTCCGGGGTACGGCAGTGCAGCGCAGGTATCCAAAGCCATCGGCATGACTGACGGTTTGAAAAAGCTCGGTTTAAAACCCAAAAGTCTAGGCCGCCCTGCCCCGCTCAAACTTTCCTTTGGGGAAACCATCGGCATATCCCGCGATGCCCTTGAATCTGATATGATCATCAGCGTGCCCAAACTGAAAGCCCATGGTCAATTCGTTGTCACCGGGGCGGTGAAAAACCTTTTCGGTACGGTGGTCGGCTTCCGCAAGGCTTATGCCCACACCCGGTTCGGAGAGACTCCCGGATTGATGGAAAAAATGATTATTGAAGTGGTCAAGTCCATGCCCCTCGCTTTCAACCTCATGGACGCCATCTACCCCATGCATGTCAGCGGCCCCATAAACGGCAAACCTTACACCATGAGCTTGCTGGCCGGCTCCACCAACCCATTTGCCCTTGATACCGCCATTTACATGTTGCTGGGTCTCAGTCCCAAAAAGATACTGCTCTGGCGGGAAAGCACACGCCAGAAAATTTTCGGCCACGACCCAGACCACATCAAATACGTAATCGAACCGCCGGATGATTTTGACACCACGGATTTCATAATCCCGGAAAAACTGAATCCCATGGAATTTGAACCGGTCCGCTTTGTCAAAGGACGTATCAAATCCCTTTTCAGCAAATTCCTGTAA